The following proteins are encoded in a genomic region of Natrinema sp. DC36:
- a CDS encoding acyl-CoA dehydrogenase family protein: MPVELPDEHRMIRETVRDFCETEVEPIAQEIEDEHRFPAEIFDQLADLDMMGVPIDESYGGLGGDTLMYAIVAEELGRVSGAIGLSYVAHTSLASKPIELFGTSAQKERWLRPLAEGEYLGGWALTEPDSGSDASDMDTRARKEGDEWVLDGTKQFITNASEAGSILVKAVTDPDAGYDGISTFIVDPREDDGFEVTTTWEKMGLNASPTCEISLEAVRLPDDRLLGEEGDGWEQTKKTLDGGRISIAALSTGLAQGAYEHAKAYSKEREQFGQPICEFDAIRDTIVDMYRKTERARLLTRQAARKYDRGDPVTKESALAKLDASEAAREVAEDAVQVLGGYGYTTDFAPQRFYRDAKLMEIGEGTSEIQHLVIGRELGL, encoded by the coding sequence ATGCCCGTCGAGCTACCCGACGAACACCGGATGATCCGGGAGACCGTCAGGGACTTCTGCGAAACCGAGGTCGAACCGATCGCCCAGGAAATCGAGGACGAACACCGGTTCCCCGCGGAAATCTTCGACCAGCTCGCCGACCTCGATATGATGGGCGTCCCGATCGACGAATCGTACGGCGGTCTCGGCGGCGATACGCTCATGTACGCGATCGTCGCCGAAGAGCTCGGCCGCGTCTCCGGCGCGATCGGGCTCTCCTACGTCGCCCACACCTCCCTCGCCTCGAAACCCATCGAACTGTTCGGAACGAGCGCACAGAAAGAGCGCTGGCTGCGCCCGCTCGCGGAGGGCGAGTACCTCGGCGGCTGGGCGCTGACCGAACCCGACAGCGGCTCCGACGCATCCGACATGGATACCCGAGCGAGGAAGGAGGGCGACGAGTGGGTACTCGACGGGACCAAACAGTTCATCACGAACGCCTCCGAGGCCGGCTCGATCCTCGTCAAGGCGGTCACGGATCCCGACGCGGGCTACGACGGCATCTCGACGTTCATCGTCGATCCCCGCGAGGACGACGGTTTCGAGGTGACGACGACCTGGGAGAAGATGGGGCTCAACGCCTCGCCGACCTGCGAGATCTCGCTCGAGGCCGTTCGGCTCCCCGACGACCGCCTGCTCGGCGAAGAGGGCGACGGCTGGGAACAGACCAAGAAGACCTTAGACGGCGGCCGCATCTCGATCGCCGCGCTCTCGACGGGGCTCGCACAGGGTGCCTACGAACACGCGAAGGCCTACAGCAAAGAGCGCGAGCAGTTCGGTCAGCCGATCTGCGAGTTCGACGCGATTCGGGACACGATCGTCGATATGTACCGCAAGACCGAACGGGCGCGACTGCTCACCCGCCAGGCCGCCCGGAAATACGACCGGGGCGATCCGGTTACCAAGGAATCGGCCCTCGCGAAACTCGACGCCAGCGAGGCCGCCCGCGAGGTCGCTGAGGACGCCGTCCAGGTGCTCGGCGGCTACGGCTACACCACCGATTTCGCCCCCCAGCGGTTCTACCGCGACGCGAAGCTCATGGAGATCGGCGAGGGAACCAGCGAAATTCAGCATCTGGTGATCGGTCGAGAACTCGGGCTCTGA
- a CDS encoding DUF6517 family protein, whose protein sequence is MNRRSVIAGLGVAGLASLSGCLGLIGMAEHESSPAGVEAAAREETGYEQTEIEELPIERDVGPTNETVTVLNHMTKHEKQVSILGLGERRAAIYNVLTTPQVSIFGRELNPVGEMSTQELIDLVRSNYDGINDISHEEDSDVTILDQSTTQSRFTADATFDGQELAVDIHITEAVEADDDLLVTIGVYPQDLQSQERPNITTLTESVTTDVDPDDSSGGSGDGGNGGSNESDDGSDADKSDDGSGDNESDDGVLG, encoded by the coding sequence CTGAATCGACGGAGCGTCATCGCGGGTCTCGGGGTCGCCGGCCTCGCGAGTCTGTCGGGCTGTCTGGGATTGATCGGAATGGCCGAACACGAGTCCTCGCCCGCGGGCGTCGAAGCCGCCGCCCGCGAGGAAACCGGCTACGAGCAGACCGAAATCGAGGAGCTCCCCATCGAGCGCGATGTCGGTCCCACGAACGAGACCGTCACGGTCCTCAACCACATGACCAAACACGAAAAACAGGTGAGTATCCTGGGTCTCGGCGAGCGGCGCGCCGCCATCTACAACGTGTTAACGACCCCGCAGGTCAGCATCTTCGGGCGGGAACTCAACCCCGTCGGGGAGATGTCGACGCAGGAACTCATCGACCTCGTCAGGAGCAACTACGACGGGATCAACGACATCTCCCACGAGGAAGATAGCGACGTCACGATCCTCGACCAGTCGACGACCCAGTCGCGGTTCACCGCCGACGCGACGTTCGATGGACAGGAACTCGCGGTCGATATCCACATCACCGAGGCCGTCGAGGCCGACGACGACCTGCTCGTGACCATCGGCGTCTACCCCCAGGACCTGCAGAGCCAGGAGCGGCCGAATATCACGACGCTCACCGAATCGGTGACCACCGACGTCGATCCGGACGACTCATCCGGCGGTTCCGGGGACGGCGGGAACGGCGGCTCGAACGAAAGTGATGACGGCAGCGACGCCGACAAAAGTGACGACGGCAGCGGCGACAACGAAAGCGACGACGGCGTCCTCGGGTAA
- a CDS encoding aldehyde dehydrogenase family protein codes for MSQQRTERGRGHYIGGEWTDGNGAEQGPASDRTESDGERTFESENPATGKPLATFQRGTAADVDAALAAAESAAEAWRSLSYIDRAEYLWDIYHELRDRHDELGEIVSKECGKEISEGKADVTEAWHMVEWAAGNARHPHGDVVPSEIGSKDAYMRRKPRGVVGCITPWNFPVAIPFWHMAIALVEGNTVVWKPAEQTPWCGQIIAEMFEESGIPDGVFNMVQGFGDAGAAIADDERVDTVLFTGSAEVGHEIAGKVGGEPGKLAACEMGGKNGIVITEEADLDIAVHAAIMSSFKTTGQRCVSSERLIVHEDVYDEFKARFVDIAEDIAVGDPLAEDTFMGPAIEADHVEKIRRHNDLAREEGANVLVDRFELADEEIPDGSEDGAATAADGERRASYANGHWVGPFVYEIDYESDLRCLNEECFGPHVALIEYSGDIEDAVEIHNDTPYGLAGAIISEDYRQLNYFRDRAEIGLAYANLPCIGAEVQLPFGGVKKSGNGYPSAREAIEAVTERTAWTMNNSREIEMAQGLSADIKTTED; via the coding sequence ATGAGCCAGCAACGCACCGAACGGGGACGCGGCCACTACATCGGCGGCGAGTGGACCGACGGGAACGGCGCGGAACAGGGCCCCGCGAGCGATCGGACAGAGTCCGACGGCGAACGGACGTTCGAGAGCGAGAACCCCGCGACCGGGAAGCCGCTGGCGACCTTCCAGCGCGGGACGGCGGCCGACGTCGATGCGGCCCTCGCGGCCGCCGAATCGGCCGCCGAAGCGTGGCGCTCCCTGTCCTACATCGACCGCGCGGAGTATCTCTGGGACATCTACCACGAACTTCGGGACCGCCACGACGAGTTGGGGGAAATCGTCTCGAAGGAGTGCGGCAAGGAAATCTCGGAGGGAAAAGCCGACGTCACCGAGGCCTGGCACATGGTCGAGTGGGCGGCGGGCAACGCGCGCCACCCGCACGGGGACGTCGTCCCGAGCGAGATCGGCAGCAAGGACGCCTACATGCGCCGGAAGCCGCGCGGCGTCGTCGGCTGCATCACGCCGTGGAACTTCCCGGTCGCGATCCCGTTCTGGCACATGGCCATCGCCCTGGTCGAGGGCAACACCGTCGTCTGGAAGCCCGCCGAGCAGACCCCGTGGTGCGGGCAGATCATCGCCGAAATGTTCGAGGAGAGCGGGATCCCCGACGGCGTCTTCAACATGGTCCAGGGCTTCGGCGACGCCGGCGCGGCGATCGCGGACGACGAGCGCGTCGATACCGTCCTCTTCACCGGTTCCGCCGAGGTCGGCCACGAGATCGCCGGCAAAGTCGGCGGCGAACCCGGCAAACTCGCGGCCTGCGAGATGGGCGGCAAGAACGGAATCGTCATCACCGAGGAGGCGGATCTCGACATCGCCGTCCACGCCGCGATCATGTCGAGTTTCAAGACGACCGGCCAGCGCTGCGTCTCGAGCGAGCGCCTGATCGTTCACGAGGATGTCTACGACGAGTTCAAAGCCCGATTCGTCGACATCGCCGAGGACATCGCGGTCGGCGATCCGCTCGCGGAAGACACGTTCATGGGACCGGCGATCGAGGCCGACCACGTCGAGAAGATCCGCCGGCACAACGACCTCGCCCGCGAGGAGGGTGCGAACGTCCTCGTCGATCGATTCGAACTCGCGGACGAGGAGATTCCGGACGGCTCCGAAGACGGGGCGGCCACTGCCGCCGATGGTGAGCGTCGCGCTAGCTACGCGAACGGCCACTGGGTCGGCCCGTTCGTCTACGAGATCGACTACGAGTCCGACCTGCGCTGTCTGAACGAGGAGTGTTTCGGCCCCCACGTCGCCCTCATCGAGTACTCGGGCGATATCGAGGACGCAGTCGAGATTCACAACGACACCCCCTACGGACTGGCGGGCGCGATCATTTCGGAGGACTACCGCCAGCTCAACTACTTCCGAGACCGCGCCGAAATCGGGCTCGCGTACGCGAACCTGCCGTGTATCGGCGCGGAGGTCCAGCTTCCCTTCGGCGGCGTCAAGAAGTCCGGTAACGGCTACCCGAGCGCCCGCGAGGCCATCGAAGCCGTCACCGAGCGGACGGCGTGGACGATGAACAACTCCAGAGAGATCGAGATGGCACAGGGGTTGTCGGCCGATATCAAGACGACTGAGGACTGA
- a CDS encoding NAD-dependent succinate-semialdehyde dehydrogenase: MSIESTNPATGDVVDSFEETSNEERDEHVRRASETFEEWSETPIETRQRLLAKAAEVLRENEEDYAELMTEEMGKPIGQARDEVEKCAWVCDYYAETAAEHLQDEVIASDESARTVVAYQPLGPVLAIMPWNFPFWQVFRFAAPNLAAGNVGLLKHASNVPGCARAIEDIFEQAGFPEGAFTSLLISSDEIDTVIEDDRIAGVTLTGSDGAGRAVAETAGSQLTKSVLELGGSDPFVVLEDAPMDETVETAVQARLINNGQSCIAAKRFIVVDDVYDEFLDRFADEMAAQTVGDPMNEDTDIGPQAREDLMEDLHGQVEETLEQGGELELGGEPMDRDGAFYPPTVLTDVPENAPADREELFGPVATVFRVPDEEAAIEKANDTRFGLGASVWTADVERGERVARQFESGLAFVNELVKSDPRLPFGGVKDSGYGRELAQHGIREFVNTKTIWVQQDAGEESEMVE, translated from the coding sequence GTGTCCATCGAGAGTACCAATCCGGCGACGGGAGACGTGGTCGATAGTTTCGAGGAGACGTCGAACGAGGAGCGAGACGAACACGTTCGGCGGGCGAGCGAGACCTTCGAGGAGTGGAGCGAGACGCCGATCGAGACGCGCCAGCGACTCCTGGCGAAAGCGGCTGAGGTCTTGCGGGAGAACGAAGAGGACTACGCCGAACTGATGACCGAAGAGATGGGGAAACCCATCGGCCAGGCCCGCGACGAGGTCGAAAAGTGCGCGTGGGTCTGTGACTACTACGCCGAGACCGCCGCCGAACACCTGCAGGACGAGGTGATCGCGAGCGACGAGAGCGCGCGCACGGTCGTCGCCTACCAGCCGCTGGGGCCGGTGCTGGCGATCATGCCCTGGAACTTCCCCTTCTGGCAGGTGTTCCGCTTCGCCGCCCCCAATCTCGCCGCGGGCAACGTCGGCCTGCTGAAACACGCCTCGAACGTCCCCGGCTGCGCGCGGGCCATCGAGGACATCTTCGAGCAGGCGGGATTCCCCGAGGGCGCGTTCACGTCGCTCCTGATCAGTTCCGACGAGATCGATACCGTGATCGAGGACGACCGCATCGCCGGCGTCACCCTCACCGGCAGCGACGGCGCGGGCCGGGCCGTCGCCGAGACCGCCGGCAGCCAGCTCACGAAGAGCGTCCTCGAGCTGGGCGGGAGCGACCCCTTCGTCGTCCTCGAGGACGCGCCGATGGACGAAACCGTCGAGACGGCGGTGCAGGCCCGACTCATCAACAACGGCCAGTCCTGTATCGCGGCCAAGCGCTTCATCGTGGTCGACGACGTCTACGACGAGTTCCTCGACCGGTTCGCCGACGAGATGGCGGCCCAGACCGTCGGTGATCCGATGAACGAGGACACCGACATCGGCCCGCAGGCCCGCGAGGACCTCATGGAAGACCTCCACGGACAGGTCGAGGAGACGCTCGAGCAGGGCGGCGAACTCGAACTCGGCGGCGAACCGATGGATCGCGACGGGGCGTTCTACCCGCCGACGGTGCTCACCGACGTTCCCGAAAACGCGCCCGCGGACCGGGAGGAACTGTTCGGCCCCGTGGCTACGGTCTTCCGGGTCCCCGACGAGGAAGCCGCCATCGAGAAGGCCAACGACACCCGATTCGGACTCGGCGCGAGCGTCTGGACGGCGGACGTAGAGCGCGGCGAGCGCGTCGCCCGGCAGTTCGAGTCGGGGCTGGCGTTCGTCAACGAACTCGTGAAGTCCGATCCCCGACTCCCCTTCGGCGGGGTGAAAGACTCGGGCTACGGGCGAGAACTCGCGCAACACGGCATTCGGGAGTTCGTCAACACGAAGACGATCTGGGTCCAGCAGGACGCTGGCGAGGAGTCGGAGATGGTCGAATAA
- a CDS encoding SPW repeat protein → MSDTPNTETGRDTRTDYNSLNTDAMQWLSALVALLGLYLVASPFLFEATDAAIWNDTLVGTAIFLAAGYNFVRLSRDRLASVGVASLAVLLGLWALVSPSFIEMGSNELATGTAITGLLVAALSAYNAYANNKADTPEQTRARA, encoded by the coding sequence ATGAGTGACACACCGAACACCGAAACCGGCCGCGATACCCGGACCGATTACAACTCACTGAATACGGACGCGATGCAGTGGCTGAGCGCCCTCGTCGCGCTGCTCGGGCTCTACCTCGTCGCCTCCCCATTCCTCTTCGAGGCCACGGACGCGGCGATCTGGAACGACACCCTCGTCGGAACGGCGATTTTCCTCGCCGCGGGCTACAACTTCGTCCGCCTCTCGAGGGATCGATTGGCGAGCGTCGGCGTCGCATCGCTCGCGGTCCTGCTCGGGCTGTGGGCACTCGTCTCGCCCTCGTTCATCGAGATGGGAAGCAACGAGCTCGCGACCGGGACCGCGATCACCGGCCTGCTCGTCGCCGCCCTCTCGGCCTACAACGCCTACGCCAACAACAAGGCCGACACGCCAGAACAGACGCGAGCCCGCGCCTGA
- a CDS encoding RIO1 family regulatory kinase/ATPase, whose translation MDIRRLARGTVEWSRIERVVRTLADRYDRECVRVEFLEADNWLSTPCVIDDEWFVKIVSRQNALVHAVLTTGRNVGAFSSGTEGFFDRFDTPREMVEHEYDATERMQEIGVNAPRPIDAFEVNGLGVLVLEYLPEFESLDDVPDDVVTERAPELFAMLATLHEHGLAHGDLRAENILLCDGEFYFIDATSVHEDRVDETTAYDLACALAVLEPRIGSRDAVDAAATVYDPARLLSAREFLDFVRLRPDHEFDSTTLRSELEKAADLGE comes from the coding sequence ATGGACATCCGCCGGCTCGCACGAGGGACCGTCGAGTGGAGCCGCATCGAGCGCGTCGTCCGGACGCTGGCGGACCGCTACGACCGCGAGTGCGTCCGCGTGGAGTTCCTCGAGGCCGACAACTGGCTCTCGACCCCGTGCGTTATCGACGACGAGTGGTTCGTCAAGATCGTCTCCCGGCAGAACGCGCTGGTCCACGCGGTGTTGACGACCGGTCGGAACGTCGGCGCGTTCTCCTCCGGGACTGAGGGCTTTTTCGACCGGTTCGACACCCCCCGCGAAATGGTCGAACACGAGTACGATGCGACCGAGCGCATGCAGGAGATCGGCGTCAACGCGCCTCGCCCGATCGACGCCTTCGAGGTCAACGGGCTCGGCGTGCTCGTCCTCGAGTATCTCCCCGAGTTCGAGTCGCTCGATGACGTCCCGGACGACGTCGTCACCGAGCGAGCCCCCGAACTGTTCGCGATGCTCGCCACCCTCCACGAGCACGGGCTCGCCCACGGCGATCTGCGGGCCGAAAACATCCTGCTCTGTGACGGCGAGTTCTACTTCATCGATGCGACCAGCGTCCACGAGGACCGCGTTGACGAAACGACCGCGTACGATCTGGCCTGCGCGCTGGCCGTCCTCGAGCCCCGAATCGGTTCCCGAGACGCCGTCGACGCGGCCGCGACGGTCTACGACCCGGCGAGACTGCTCTCGGCGCGGGAGTTCCTCGATTTCGTCCGCCTGCGCCCCGACCACGAGTTCGACTCGACGACGCTCCGCAGCGAACTCGAGAAGGCGGCCGATCTCGGCGAGTAG
- a CDS encoding Glu/Leu/Phe/Val dehydrogenase, whose amino-acid sequence MSEDVNPFESLQSQIDDAAAVLDVGDDVIERLKHPERVLETNLTIERDDGTLERFTAFRSQFNGDRGPYKGGIRYHPQVSRDEVRALSGWMTYKTAIVDIPLGGGKGGIIIDPDDYSEAELERLTRSFAKELRPLIGEDRDIPAPDVNTGQREMNWIKDTYETLENTTEPGVITGKALDSGGSEGRVEATGRSTVIAAREAFDYLDKDLEGATVAVQGYGNAGWIAAKLIDEMGATVVAASDSSGGIYDPDGFDPVAAKDHKNETGSVVGFGGREEITNEDVLTLDVDLLIPAALENAIDADLAEDVKADVISEAANGPLTPKADEVLEEKDVFVIPDILANAGGVTVSYFEWVQNRQRFYWSEERVNEELETVIVDAFDALVDTYERHDLENPRTAAYVVAIQRVADAFAEAGSWP is encoded by the coding sequence ATGAGCGAGGATGTCAACCCGTTCGAGAGCCTGCAATCGCAGATAGACGATGCCGCAGCCGTTCTCGACGTGGGCGACGACGTGATCGAGCGGCTCAAACACCCCGAACGTGTCCTCGAGACCAACCTCACGATCGAACGCGACGACGGAACGCTCGAGCGGTTCACGGCGTTCCGCTCGCAGTTCAACGGCGACCGCGGCCCGTACAAGGGCGGCATCCGGTATCACCCGCAGGTCTCCCGCGACGAGGTCAGGGCGCTGTCGGGCTGGATGACCTACAAGACCGCAATCGTCGACATCCCCCTCGGCGGCGGTAAAGGCGGCATTATTATCGACCCTGACGACTACTCCGAAGCGGAACTCGAGCGGCTCACCCGCTCGTTCGCGAAAGAACTGCGCCCCCTGATCGGCGAAGACCGCGATATCCCCGCGCCCGACGTGAACACGGGCCAGCGGGAGATGAATTGGATCAAAGACACCTACGAGACCCTCGAGAACACGACCGAACCGGGCGTCATCACGGGCAAGGCGCTCGACTCCGGCGGCAGCGAGGGCCGCGTCGAGGCGACCGGCCGCTCGACGGTTATCGCCGCGCGCGAGGCGTTCGACTACCTCGATAAAGACCTCGAGGGCGCGACCGTCGCCGTGCAGGGCTACGGCAACGCGGGCTGGATCGCCGCCAAACTGATCGACGAGATGGGTGCGACCGTCGTCGCTGCCAGCGACTCGTCGGGCGGTATCTACGACCCCGACGGCTTCGATCCGGTCGCGGCGAAAGACCACAAGAACGAGACGGGCAGCGTCGTCGGCTTCGGGGGACGCGAGGAGATCACGAACGAGGACGTGCTCACGCTCGACGTCGACCTGCTGATTCCGGCCGCACTCGAGAACGCTATCGATGCCGACCTCGCCGAGGACGTCAAGGCGGACGTCATTTCGGAGGCAGCGAACGGGCCACTGACCCCGAAAGCCGACGAAGTCCTCGAGGAGAAGGACGTCTTCGTCATCCCGGACATCCTCGCGAACGCCGGCGGCGTCACCGTCTCCTACTTCGAGTGGGTGCAGAACCGCCAGCGCTTCTACTGGTCGGAGGAGCGCGTCAACGAGGAACTCGAGACGGTCATCGTCGACGCCTTCGACGCGCTGGTCGACACCTACGAACGACACGACCTCGAGAACCCCCGGACCGCGGCCTACGTCGTCGCGATCCAGCGCGTCGCTGACGCCTTCGCGGAAGCCGGAAGCTGGCCCTAA
- the glmU gene encoding bifunctional sugar-1-phosphate nucleotidylyltransferase/acetyltransferase, with product MKAVVLAAGQGTRMRPLSESVPKPMLPVADRPLAAHTVDAAVDAGADEIVLVIGYEAETVRTHFGTEYRGVPVSYAVQEEQAGTADAVNAARDHIEGPFAVLNGDNLYDQAAIDRLFDACPAVCAIEVDEPSNYGVLSTDGEDGLITEIVEKPADPPTNLANAGAYAFPAEAREWLEVPASERGEHEITDVVARVIDEYDVTPITLERWLDVGRPWELLEANEWKLAEMERRIDGDVSEDARLEGAVVVEDGATIEPGVVIEGPALIREGAEIGPNAYVRGATLVGPDAEIGHSVEIKNSVVSRGTSVSHLSYVGDSVLGRDVNFGAGTNVANLRHDDADIRFTVKGDRVSTNRRKFGVVAGDEVKTGINTSLTPGLKLETGATTRSGETIERDR from the coding sequence ATGAAGGCAGTCGTTCTCGCGGCGGGTCAAGGGACGCGGATGCGACCGTTGTCAGAATCGGTTCCGAAACCCATGCTACCGGTCGCCGATCGACCGCTCGCGGCCCACACCGTCGACGCGGCAGTCGACGCCGGAGCCGACGAAATCGTCCTCGTAATCGGCTACGAAGCCGAAACGGTTCGGACTCACTTCGGTACCGAGTACCGCGGCGTCCCCGTTTCCTACGCCGTTCAGGAAGAACAGGCGGGGACCGCCGACGCGGTCAACGCCGCTCGAGACCATATCGAGGGTCCCTTCGCCGTGCTCAACGGCGACAATCTCTACGATCAGGCCGCGATCGACCGGTTGTTCGACGCCTGCCCGGCCGTGTGCGCGATCGAGGTCGACGAACCGAGCAATTACGGCGTCCTCAGTACCGACGGCGAGGACGGCCTGATAACGGAGATCGTCGAAAAGCCCGCCGATCCGCCGACGAACCTCGCCAACGCCGGGGCCTACGCCTTCCCCGCCGAAGCCCGTGAGTGGCTCGAGGTCCCCGCGAGCGAGCGCGGCGAACACGAGATCACCGACGTCGTCGCGCGGGTGATCGACGAGTACGACGTAACGCCGATCACCCTCGAGCGGTGGCTCGACGTCGGCCGACCCTGGGAGCTGCTCGAGGCCAACGAGTGGAAACTCGCGGAGATGGAGCGCCGGATCGACGGCGATGTGAGCGAGGATGCACGGCTCGAGGGAGCGGTCGTCGTCGAAGACGGCGCGACGATCGAACCCGGCGTCGTGATCGAGGGGCCGGCACTGATCCGCGAGGGCGCTGAGATCGGACCAAACGCATACGTCCGCGGCGCGACCTTAGTCGGCCCGGACGCCGAAATTGGCCATTCGGTCGAGATCAAAAACAGCGTCGTTTCCCGCGGAACGTCAGTCAGTCACCTCTCTTACGTCGGCGACAGCGTCCTCGGCCGCGACGTCAATTTCGGAGCGGGGACGAACGTGGCGAACCTCCGCCACGACGACGCAGACATTCGGTTTACGGTCAAAGGCGATCGCGTCTCGACGAACCGACGGAAGTTCGGCGTCGTCGCCGGCGACGAGGTCAAAACCGGGATCAACACGAGTCTCACACCCGGACTGAAACTCGAGACCGGAGCGACCACGAGGTCCGGCGAAACCATCGAGCGAGACCGTTGA
- a CDS encoding CoA ester lyase, whose product MARRSVLFTPGDRPEMCRKAPDSGADVIIFDLEDAVAPQRKAEARETVRDVLSDPDFDPDCEVCVRVNAIDAAAGTAVADDLEGLLGDSEGALESLMLPKVDSPDDVRALVDELDDYDASLPVFALLESAAGILAAPEIAAVPATDALAFGAEDLAADIGATRSAEGLEVLYARERVVIAAAANDCTAIDTLVTDFENEEQLREDADRSVRLGYDGKLAIHPAQIGPINEAFTPSAEEREWADRVFEAKREADAEGRGVFAVDGEMIDAPLIARAERIRDRGEAAGNR is encoded by the coding sequence ATGGCCCGCAGAAGCGTCCTGTTCACCCCCGGCGATCGCCCCGAAATGTGCCGAAAAGCGCCCGATTCCGGCGCGGACGTCATCATCTTCGATCTCGAGGACGCCGTCGCCCCACAACGCAAGGCCGAGGCCCGCGAGACTGTTCGAGACGTGCTGTCGGATCCCGACTTCGATCCGGACTGCGAGGTCTGCGTTCGGGTCAACGCGATCGACGCGGCTGCAGGGACAGCCGTAGCGGACGATCTCGAGGGGCTGCTCGGAGACAGCGAGGGCGCCCTCGAGAGCCTCATGCTCCCGAAAGTCGACTCGCCCGACGACGTCCGTGCGCTCGTCGACGAACTCGACGACTACGACGCGTCCCTGCCCGTCTTCGCACTGCTCGAGAGCGCGGCCGGGATCCTCGCCGCGCCCGAGATCGCGGCCGTGCCCGCGACCGACGCGCTCGCGTTCGGCGCGGAGGACCTCGCGGCGGACATCGGTGCGACGCGGTCCGCGGAGGGTCTCGAGGTACTCTACGCACGCGAGCGGGTCGTCATCGCCGCGGCCGCGAACGACTGCACGGCGATCGACACCCTCGTCACCGACTTCGAGAACGAGGAGCAACTCCGCGAAGACGCCGACCGCTCCGTTCGACTCGGCTACGACGGCAAGCTGGCGATTCACCCCGCACAGATCGGGCCGATCAACGAGGCGTTCACGCCGTCGGCCGAGGAACGGGAGTGGGCCGACCGCGTGTTCGAAGCCAAACGCGAGGCCGACGCCGAGGGACGGGGCGTCTTCGCGGTCGACGGCGAGATGATCGACGCGCCGCTGATCGCACGCGCCGAGCGAATCCGAGATCGGGGCGAGGCGGCCGGGAATCGGTGA
- a CDS encoding transposase, protein MSTYTYRDDSHPPPERQKMVLFCPECSHEGPLSDDWDVTTTGSDRLLVCPDCGTTVDRRSRSRSDLLEAT, encoded by the coding sequence ATGTCAACCTACACGTACCGCGACGACTCACACCCGCCGCCCGAGCGGCAAAAGATGGTCCTCTTCTGCCCCGAGTGCAGTCACGAGGGTCCCCTCTCTGACGACTGGGATGTCACGACGACCGGAAGCGATCGACTGCTCGTCTGCCCCGACTGCGGAACGACCGTCGACCGGCGGTCGCGATCCCGCTCCGACCTCCTCGAAGCGACGTAG
- a CDS encoding MaoC family dehydratase, producing the protein MTGLYYEEFAVGETIAHDRRRTISESDNQRFCDMTMNQQPLHLDGEFAADTEFGERLVNGLYTMSLAVGVSIPETTDGTIVANLSYDNVEHPNPVFHGDTIRAESTVTDKRETSDGERGIVTMHVEAFKTNDPDEPLVCEFDRTVLSLKRERAADDGEDAR; encoded by the coding sequence ATGACGGGACTGTACTACGAGGAGTTCGCCGTCGGCGAGACCATCGCCCACGATCGCCGGCGGACGATCTCCGAGAGCGACAACCAGCGCTTTTGCGATATGACGATGAACCAGCAGCCCCTCCACCTCGACGGGGAGTTCGCGGCCGACACCGAGTTCGGCGAGCGGCTGGTCAACGGCCTCTACACGATGAGCCTGGCCGTGGGCGTCTCGATTCCGGAGACGACCGACGGAACGATCGTCGCGAACCTCTCATACGATAACGTTGAACACCCGAACCCGGTCTTTCACGGCGATACGATCCGCGCCGAGTCGACGGTCACCGACAAGCGCGAGACCAGCGACGGCGAGCGCGGGATCGTCACGATGCACGTCGAGGCGTTCAAAACGAACGATCCGGACGAACCCCTCGTCTGCGAGTTCGACCGGACCGTGCTCTCGCTGAAACGCGAGCGCGCGGCCGACGACGGGGAGGACGCACGATGA